The following proteins come from a genomic window of Shewanella halifaxensis HAW-EB4:
- the fliB gene encoding flagellin lysine-N-methylase — protein MKHSLIRPGFVTNFSCIGGECEDSCCYGWNIHIDKQSYKKTLAHSELKVLAKTALKKVKKSEQVWAQAVLNEEGACGFLDENKLCQIHAKAGEALLSNTCKTYPRMSHMRGGDRYDSLSLSCPEAARNILLRPDAFNLQRTEIGHSRSYKAAPLWAQKAYDYSIQLLLKPEQPLELGLTAIGILMNTVDRAAKGEVESSAIDSMFQQLIVLSDNGQLKQHFEGFNQDTDVHQMHAFTSIQLWLNTNKVRRGRSRFELINQAICSMADDDKNISMSSINQAWKEIAEPTLGGHQELFSRYLLYYFYHMNFPQVDKLTPSQAFRVMLLDFFMLRCYLAVIAAKNNGLSEHDIIMCFQVYHTNRQHKANYSQFAVDLLDKAKFTDLAAILTLLS, from the coding sequence ATGAAGCATTCACTCATTAGACCCGGTTTCGTCACTAACTTCAGCTGTATTGGCGGCGAGTGTGAAGATAGTTGTTGTTACGGTTGGAATATCCATATTGATAAGCAAAGTTACAAAAAAACATTAGCGCATAGCGAGCTGAAGGTTTTGGCTAAAACCGCCTTGAAGAAGGTCAAAAAGAGTGAGCAGGTGTGGGCGCAGGCAGTCCTAAATGAAGAGGGAGCCTGTGGCTTTTTAGATGAGAATAAGCTTTGTCAAATTCACGCTAAGGCTGGAGAAGCTCTACTGAGTAACACTTGCAAGACCTACCCAAGAATGTCACATATGAGGGGGGGAGATCGTTATGACAGTCTGTCATTATCTTGTCCTGAGGCGGCGAGAAATATTCTGCTTAGACCCGATGCGTTTAACTTGCAGCGTACTGAAATTGGGCACAGCCGTAGCTATAAGGCAGCCCCGCTTTGGGCGCAAAAAGCCTATGACTATTCGATTCAGTTACTGCTAAAACCTGAACAACCGCTGGAACTAGGTCTTACCGCTATCGGTATTTTGATGAACACTGTCGATAGAGCGGCTAAAGGAGAAGTTGAAAGTAGTGCCATCGATAGTATGTTTCAGCAGCTGATTGTCTTAAGTGATAACGGCCAGCTTAAGCAGCATTTTGAGGGGTTTAATCAAGATACTGACGTACACCAAATGCATGCATTTACCTCTATTCAGTTATGGCTAAATACTAATAAAGTGAGGCGTGGCCGGAGTCGATTTGAGCTAATAAACCAAGCTATTTGCTCAATGGCGGATGATGATAAAAACATTAGCATGAGCAGCATTAATCAGGCTTGGAAAGAGATTGCCGAACCTACATTAGGTGGCCATCAAGAGTTATTCAGTCGTTATCTGCTTTACTATTTTTACCACATGAACTTCCCTCAAGTCGATAAGCTCACACCATCGCAGGCCTTTAGAGTGATGCTGTTGGATTTCTTTATGTTGCGTTGTTATTTAGCCGTGATAGCCGCTAAAAATAATGGGCTGTCTGAGCACGATATCATTATGTGTTTTCAGGTGTATCACACCAATCGGCAGCATAAGGCTAACTACAGCCAATTCGCCGTTGATTTGCTAGATAAAGCGAAGTTTACAGATTTGGCCGCTATTTTGACCTTGCTGTCCTAG
- a CDS encoding flagellin N-terminal helical domain-containing protein → MLSVMTNNASNIAQNAVTKNNDLLSNAMERLSTGLRINSASDDAAGLQIATRLNANVTGMETANRNVSDATSMLQTADGALDELNNIASRQKELATQAANGVNSAEDIKALGAEYKELNAEANRIIDSTEYGGNKLFTALDTGVGFQIGASNTASEQLTVKTDVAAVKTLFAGEITDSATAKAQIDNVDAIIDAVGTQRSNLGASINRLGHTASNLTNVTENTKAAAGRIMDTDFAVETAAMTKNQLLVQAGTNILSSSNQNTGLVMGLLG, encoded by the coding sequence ATGTTATCTGTAATGACTAACAACGCGTCTAACATCGCTCAAAATGCTGTCACTAAAAATAACGACCTACTTAGCAACGCTATGGAGCGTCTATCTACAGGTCTACGTATCAACAGTGCGTCTGACGATGCTGCAGGTCTACAGATTGCAACTCGCCTAAACGCTAACGTAACTGGTATGGAAACGGCTAACCGTAACGTTTCTGATGCAACTTCTATGCTACAGACTGCCGATGGCGCATTAGACGAGCTAAACAACATCGCTTCTCGTCAAAAAGAATTAGCAACACAAGCAGCTAACGGCGTGAACTCGGCTGAAGACATCAAAGCGCTAGGTGCTGAATATAAAGAACTTAACGCTGAAGCAAACCGTATTATCGACAGCACAGAATACGGCGGAAACAAGCTATTCACCGCTTTAGACACAGGTGTAGGCTTCCAGATTGGTGCCTCTAACACAGCATCTGAGCAGCTAACGGTTAAAACTGATGTTGCAGCAGTTAAAACACTGTTCGCTGGCGAAATCACTGACTCAGCAACAGCTAAAGCTCAAATCGACAACGTTGACGCCATCATTGATGCCGTTGGTACACAACGCTCTAACCTAGGTGCTAGCATCAACCGTCTAGGCCACACAGCATCTAACCTAACTAACGTTACCGAGAACACTAAAGCGGCAGCTGGTCGTATCATGGATACCGATTTCGCAGTAGAAACTGCAGCCATGACTAAGAACCAGTTATTAGTTCAAGCAGGTACTAACATCCTGTCTTCTTCAAACCAAAACACTGGTTTAGTTATGGGTCTATTGGGCTAA
- the fliD gene encoding flagellar filament capping protein FliD — MISGMGGASFAEQLIVAERMGKDQIFESNMTKYESQLDAYKILERSLNSMTSKLETINGDAFESKTSSISDDNASITVESGAPTGNYDLHVKQLAQAHQLTKSFSSETEILPTTGMLSIQVGPNAADTIEIDMAVLNADGTKTVTDLRDAINNHSGNPGVQASLVRTGGQVELMLTSKETGEASAIDVKMDGADWGMTERKAAQDALATLNGIDIKSSSNNLANVIDGVSIELNKVHAAGESSSIKIQSDTDASEKAIEDFVDIFNDLMDEINKLTRSMGSEALDDLNNENDDSSDSNEDEDKDEEDDDFNSSITEDQLGVLKGDSSIRMLQQGMRDAIFDAAPNGMRLSDIGVEMGRDGKLDIDQDKLSKALKDDPDAIQAMFTGTGSYIDRFDTIIDPFTKFQGSMDLKQDNLEKQIERVETSMDNHDRQMEQRYQIYLAQFTAMEATISQLNSASALFY, encoded by the coding sequence ATGATTTCAGGTATGGGTGGCGCCTCATTCGCCGAACAACTTATCGTCGCAGAACGTATGGGCAAAGATCAGATATTTGAAAGCAATATGACCAAATATGAGTCGCAGCTCGATGCCTATAAGATCCTCGAGCGCAGCCTAAATAGCATGACCAGCAAATTGGAAACAATCAATGGCGATGCTTTCGAGAGCAAAACATCATCGATCAGCGATGATAATGCCTCGATCACCGTCGAAAGTGGCGCGCCTACGGGCAACTATGATCTGCATGTTAAGCAATTGGCGCAAGCACACCAATTAACTAAAAGCTTTTCCAGCGAAACCGAAATCCTACCGACGACGGGTATGTTAAGCATTCAAGTTGGCCCTAACGCAGCAGACACCATAGAAATAGATATGGCCGTTCTCAATGCTGATGGCACAAAGACGGTTACCGATCTACGAGATGCCATCAATAACCACTCAGGTAATCCTGGAGTACAAGCCTCTTTAGTGAGAACCGGTGGTCAGGTCGAACTTATGCTGACATCAAAAGAGACGGGTGAAGCTAGCGCCATTGATGTAAAGATGGATGGTGCAGACTGGGGAATGACCGAGCGCAAAGCGGCGCAAGATGCACTGGCGACTCTTAACGGCATCGACATCAAGAGCAGTAGCAACAACTTAGCCAACGTCATCGATGGCGTCTCTATTGAGCTTAATAAGGTCCACGCTGCAGGAGAGAGCAGTAGTATCAAGATCCAATCTGATACCGACGCCAGTGAAAAGGCAATTGAAGATTTCGTCGATATCTTCAACGACTTGATGGATGAAATAAATAAATTAACTCGCTCCATGGGCAGTGAAGCCTTAGATGATCTCAATAACGAGAATGACGATAGCAGCGATAGTAATGAAGATGAAGATAAAGACGAAGAAGATGACGACTTCAACTCTTCAATTACCGAAGATCAGCTCGGCGTACTCAAGGGCGACTCGAGTATTCGAATGCTGCAACAAGGTATGCGTGATGCCATCTTCGATGCTGCGCCAAACGGTATGCGTCTATCGGATATTGGTGTTGAGATGGGCCGTGACGGCAAGCTGGATATCGACCAAGATAAACTCTCTAAAGCACTAAAAGATGATCCCGACGCGATACAAGCCATGTTTACCGGTACAGGCAGTTATATCGACCGATTCGATACTATCATCGACCCCTTCACTAAATTCCAAGGCTCTATGGATCTCAAGCAAGATAACCTTGAGAAGCAGATCGAACGAGTCGAAACCAGCATGGACAATCATGACAGGCAGATGGAGCAGAGATATCAAATTTATCTGGCTCAATTTACTGCAATGGAAGCCACCATTAGCCAGCTAAACTCAGCTAGCGCACTGTTTTATTAA
- the fliS gene encoding flagellar export chaperone FliS — protein sequence MLNEHDPFNAYKQTSLDARAAAANPHEMVRMLLDGLLEEIQRTAGFMQRKSFEDKGQSINKCLNIVHGLDSMLDIENGGEVAAGLNRLYDYCSRQLVTASVENSVTALEPITKVITDVRAGWANLN from the coding sequence ATGTTGAACGAGCACGATCCCTTTAATGCTTACAAACAAACCTCTTTAGATGCCAGAGCGGCAGCTGCCAATCCGCATGAGATGGTACGCATGTTACTCGACGGTCTGTTAGAAGAAATTCAGCGTACAGCTGGCTTTATGCAGCGTAAGAGCTTTGAAGACAAAGGGCAGAGTATCAACAAGTGCCTCAATATCGTGCATGGACTCGACTCCATGCTCGATATTGAAAACGGTGGTGAAGTCGCCGCAGGCCTAAACCGCCTCTATGACTATTGCAGTCGACAACTGGTAACTGCAAGCGTTGAAAACAGCGTTACCGCCCTTGAACCCATCACAAAGGTAATTACCGATGTCAGAGCCGGTTGGGCAAATCTCAATTGA
- a CDS encoding flagellar hook-length control protein FliK, translating into MTSPVLTSVLVTPTGSAPSSHIREASGQKDSSLVEHGSLEYDSFEHYTQTQLPFSLVLPPQPLSEPPLNAAAPLSMRGHSQAFATALPHGGLSNLQPPFDSQTPVASIQVTEIRGQTPAFLSVSQQALNQSQLVTQNMGTPVQSLDSRSQTLPLTMATSLDAEMGNIAATNSSFPLMSGTIKPDNFTGFNPFQGINTPFSTTLSASTLDSNTSNAIDSVNQILTTSSRTQGAVAQWGPVSVSQSAPLPQQSHEMLSPLREQLRFQIDQQIKQAELRLDPPELGKIELNVRLDGDRLHIQMHAANSSVRDALLMGLDRLRAELAMDHGGQIDVDISQGEPQQKQHQGRSQSAIAAANLHEPQLVVADLPQQDQVDLLA; encoded by the coding sequence ATGACTAGCCCTGTATTAACAAGTGTGCTGGTGACGCCGACAGGCTCTGCACCATCAAGCCACATAAGAGAAGCCAGTGGCCAAAAAGACTCTAGCTTAGTTGAGCATGGCTCACTTGAGTATGATTCGTTTGAACACTACACTCAGACGCAACTGCCTTTTTCATTAGTGCTGCCACCGCAGCCTCTTTCAGAACCGCCGCTAAACGCTGCAGCCCCCCTCTCAATGAGAGGCCATAGCCAAGCATTTGCCACAGCACTTCCCCACGGTGGCCTTAGCAATCTGCAGCCACCGTTCGACTCGCAAACGCCTGTAGCAAGTATTCAAGTGACGGAGATCCGAGGTCAAACTCCTGCGTTTTTATCTGTCAGCCAACAAGCGTTAAATCAAAGCCAATTGGTAACACAGAATATGGGCACTCCAGTACAAAGCTTAGATTCTCGTTCGCAAACCTTACCATTGACCATGGCAACATCACTGGACGCAGAGATGGGAAATATTGCTGCAACCAACAGTAGTTTTCCATTAATGTCGGGCACAATAAAGCCAGATAACTTCACTGGCTTTAACCCGTTTCAAGGCATTAATACCCCGTTTTCTACCACGCTCTCAGCAAGCACGCTTGATAGTAATACCAGTAATGCCATCGATTCGGTGAACCAGATTTTAACTACGAGTTCTCGTACACAAGGCGCAGTCGCACAATGGGGGCCTGTTTCTGTTTCACAGTCGGCACCTTTGCCACAGCAGAGCCATGAGATGCTCTCACCACTTAGAGAGCAGCTACGGTTTCAAATCGATCAGCAGATCAAACAAGCAGAGCTAAGACTCGACCCGCCAGAGCTAGGAAAGATTGAGCTTAACGTTCGCCTAGATGGTGATCGGCTACATATTCAAATGCATGCAGCCAACTCTTCAGTAAGAGATGCCCTCTTGATGGGGCTCGATAGACTTAGAGCGGAGTTAGCCATGGATCATGGCGGGCAAATTGACGTCGATATCAGTCAAGGCGAGCCGCAACAGAAACAGCATCAGGGCAGATCTCAATCGGCAATTGCAGCTGCAAATCTTCATGAGCCTCAACTAGTCGTCGCTGATCTTCCCCAACAAGATCAGGTCGATCTACTCGCATAA
- a CDS encoding flagellar basal body-associated FliL family protein, which yields MSSTKSNSKRIIMALLFLSWTAASFWVGWQSPRLIGGPFVVKDAEVKSAKFYPLDKFVISVPGDEFPHYLLLEMAFKSRSQNAASTLEQADPVIKNSLMKMFSNKHFNELNNAQQFDSLQKEAHSLLSAVLAENDFDIELDDVLFTRMVIQ from the coding sequence ATGTCATCAACTAAAAGTAACAGCAAACGGATCATTATGGCTCTGCTGTTCCTCTCTTGGACTGCAGCCAGTTTCTGGGTCGGTTGGCAATCACCTCGGCTGATCGGTGGCCCCTTTGTTGTTAAGGATGCCGAGGTAAAATCTGCCAAATTTTATCCATTAGATAAGTTTGTTATTTCAGTTCCCGGTGATGAGTTCCCTCATTACTTACTGTTAGAGATGGCCTTTAAGAGTCGCTCTCAAAATGCCGCAAGCACTCTCGAACAAGCCGACCCAGTGATTAAAAACTCGCTGATGAAGATGTTTTCTAACAAGCATTTCAATGAGCTCAATAACGCACAACAATTCGATTCTCTGCAAAAAGAGGCTCATAGCTTACTGTCAGCAGTTTTAGCCGAAAATGACTTCGACATCGAGTTAGATGACGTGCTGTTTACACGTATGGTTATTCAATAA
- a CDS encoding RNA polymerase sigma factor FliA produces the protein MNAAQSAYQEVSEDIAINRQSESKVMVQYLPLVKRSVSQLRSHCGSVLAIEDMEQIGMMALLEAARRYPGEYDNGFLSFAGQRIRGAILDELRRQDWRPRPVRQQAHELNDTIRKLTRLLEREPSDKEVAEAMGLNEVEYRERLFASQSESMRSLDELISEGGNFVDNNDMLEQFSAKECLFQAISKLNKREQLILSLYYQHELNLKEIAATLGLTETRICQLHKQAVKQLQNIYQQWER, from the coding sequence ATGAATGCTGCTCAATCAGCCTACCAAGAAGTGTCTGAAGATATTGCTATAAACCGCCAGTCCGAAAGTAAAGTGATGGTGCAATATCTACCTTTAGTTAAACGTTCTGTATCGCAACTTAGAAGCCATTGCGGTTCCGTTCTGGCCATTGAGGATATGGAACAGATAGGCATGATGGCGTTATTGGAAGCAGCAAGACGCTACCCCGGTGAGTATGATAATGGCTTTCTCTCTTTTGCCGGGCAACGGATCCGTGGCGCTATTCTCGATGAGCTACGCCGCCAAGACTGGCGGCCACGCCCAGTAAGGCAGCAGGCTCACGAACTCAACGACACCATAAGAAAGCTCACTCGACTGTTAGAGCGAGAACCTAGTGACAAAGAGGTCGCTGAGGCAATGGGCTTAAATGAAGTCGAGTATCGTGAACGACTATTTGCCTCGCAGTCAGAATCGATGCGCAGCTTAGACGAGCTGATAAGCGAAGGTGGAAACTTTGTCGATAACAATGACATGTTGGAGCAATTTTCAGCAAAAGAGTGCTTATTCCAAGCTATTTCAAAATTAAACAAAAGAGAACAGCTGATCCTGTCGCTTTACTATCAACATGAACTCAATTTAAAAGAAATTGCCGCAACATTGGGACTGACTGAAACGCGTATTTGTCAGCTGCATAAACAAGCAGTAAAACAGCTTCAGAACATCTATCAACAATGGGAACGGTAA
- the motA gene encoding flagellar motor stator protein MotA encodes MSKLLGLVIILLSVFGGYVWAGGALISLWQPAEILIIFGAGIGALIIANPKPVLIEMYEQLKELVRVEREDPELYPQLFGLMNMLMAQIQSQGLRVLDDHVEKPRESSLFLMYPVVLEHPNVLNFLIDNLRLQSIGKLSPHDLEHMLEEEIHRIDEDRMRPSHAFNKVAEAMPGFGILAAVMGIIITMSNIDGPITMIGVKVAAALVGTFIGIFACYCIFDPLSKAMEHLVERQSAQMRCVAAMLTAFAKGKPPMLAIDAGRKQIQSENRPTFIELERWLVEQKS; translated from the coding sequence ATGAGCAAACTGTTAGGGCTAGTAATAATTCTCTTGTCGGTTTTTGGCGGATATGTGTGGGCAGGAGGAGCACTAATCTCCCTTTGGCAGCCAGCTGAAATTCTAATCATTTTTGGTGCAGGTATTGGCGCACTCATCATTGCCAACCCCAAGCCAGTATTAATAGAGATGTATGAGCAGCTTAAAGAGTTGGTAAGGGTTGAGCGAGAAGATCCTGAACTTTACCCGCAATTATTTGGTTTAATGAATATGCTGATGGCTCAAATCCAATCTCAAGGACTACGTGTACTGGATGACCATGTAGAGAAACCGAGAGAGAGCTCGCTGTTCTTAATGTATCCCGTGGTGCTAGAACACCCAAACGTTCTTAACTTCCTCATAGATAATCTACGATTACAATCGATCGGTAAGCTATCCCCCCACGACCTAGAGCATATGCTTGAAGAAGAGATCCATCGAATCGATGAAGATAGAATGCGCCCTTCCCATGCATTTAATAAAGTCGCAGAAGCCATGCCAGGTTTCGGTATTTTAGCGGCGGTAATGGGGATTATCATCACCATGTCGAATATCGACGGCCCAATTACGATGATCGGTGTAAAGGTTGCCGCAGCGCTAGTGGGTACTTTTATTGGTATCTTTGCTTGTTACTGCATATTTGACCCACTTTCTAAGGCGATGGAACATTTAGTCGAGCGTCAATCTGCTCAGATGCGCTGTGTAGCCGCAATGCTAACCGCCTTCGCCAAAGGCAAACCTCCCATGCTTGCCATCGACGCAGGTCGCAAACAGATCCAAAGCGAAAACCGTCCAACCTTTATCGAACTTGAGCGTTGGTTGGTGGAGCAAAAAAGCTAA
- a CDS encoding flagellar motor protein MotB has product MAIRPEPVVIRRKKRSKAKAGHGGAWKVAFADFTLAMMALFMVLWIMQIADQQERTMIVQYLNGDLHDDGSINPFNLGGAPSMFDFQGNIAIQQAVLPAAATGVERSGPAMHNRIPQGTENAKAGRGPELNSLVPGKFETQAQLEFLAKEIDKVIENVSMSANVELQVVPQGVRILMHDNVNQFMFTRGSADMKPYFEDLLMALGPLLSQVENKITISGHTDSSPYAGKKFTNWELSSKRALLARRVLEYGGLRRHQVIQVTGMADQAPYVIKDPAAAANRRIEVLVMTSDAENQLRQMMGQPLKTTAPSDNLQQAKQIAEANQPRARYPQQWTSQ; this is encoded by the coding sequence ATGGCAATTAGACCTGAGCCAGTCGTCATTAGACGTAAAAAGCGCTCCAAGGCTAAAGCTGGCCACGGTGGCGCTTGGAAAGTCGCATTTGCAGACTTTACCTTGGCCATGATGGCACTCTTTATGGTGTTGTGGATCATGCAAATTGCCGATCAGCAAGAGCGTACCATGATAGTGCAATACCTAAATGGTGATCTTCATGATGATGGATCGATTAACCCCTTTAATTTAGGTGGCGCACCTTCAATGTTCGACTTTCAAGGCAACATTGCGATCCAACAGGCAGTGTTACCCGCTGCGGCTACAGGCGTCGAACGAAGTGGCCCTGCCATGCACAATCGCATACCTCAAGGTACCGAAAACGCTAAAGCGGGAAGAGGTCCTGAGCTGAACTCCTTGGTACCAGGTAAATTTGAAACTCAGGCTCAACTTGAGTTTTTAGCAAAAGAGATAGACAAGGTTATCGAAAATGTCAGCATGAGTGCCAACGTCGAGTTACAAGTGGTTCCACAAGGAGTGCGCATCTTGATGCATGACAACGTTAACCAGTTCATGTTCACCCGCGGTAGTGCAGATATGAAGCCCTACTTTGAAGATCTACTTATGGCCTTAGGGCCGCTATTAAGTCAGGTAGAGAATAAGATCACCATTTCGGGTCATACCGATTCCAGCCCTTATGCTGGCAAGAAATTCACTAACTGGGAGCTATCCAGTAAGCGAGCATTATTGGCAAGGCGAGTGCTTGAGTATGGCGGCCTTAGACGTCATCAAGTCATTCAAGTGACAGGTATGGCAGACCAAGCGCCCTATGTCATTAAAGATCCTGCTGCAGCGGCAAATAGGCGCATAGAGGTCTTAGTGATGACATCAGATGCTGAAAATCAATTGCGCCAAATGATGGGGCAACCGTTAAAGACGACTGCACCGAGCGACAACCTACAACAAGCTAAACAAATTGCCGAAGCAAACCAACCGCGAGCGAGATACCCACAACAATGGACGAGCCAATAA